The genomic region GCGCGCTTTTGCATCTTGCCCTTCAAATATTTGCTGAGCAAGTAGGAGGTATGATCACCGCCATCAGCAATGGGAAACTTGATGAGTTCCGCTTTAATGTTGCTAGCCTTAAGCCCGGTTTCAATTGCTGTTGCGACCTCCTCTGCTGTAAGCGCACCTTTAAAGCTATTCGGCGCAATCAATATTTTCTTCATCAGGATTTATTGTACACTTCTGGGTTTAAACAGGTCGGCATTGGTTTACCTTCGATAAAGGCGATGATGTTTTCCGCTGCGGTTCTTGCCATGCCTCCTCGTGCTTCCACCGTTGCAGACCCGATATGAGGTAATACACAGACGCGCTCTAGCTTCAATAAGGGATTGTCTGGCAGCATGGGTTCCGGGTCCGAAACATCCAAGCCAGCGCCCCAAATGCGTTCCGACTGCAAAGCTTCGTACAGGTCGTCTTCATTGATAAATCCACCGCGCGCTGTATTGACCAGTATCGTATTCGGCTTCATCTGCTTAAAAACTGTGGCATCAAACTTACCCTTATATTCAGGTGAGTAGTTGGCGTGTATAGAAAGCACATCCGATTGCTGCAGCAACTCCTCAAAGGAAACATATTTTGCGTCAAGCTGCTTCTCCAAATCGGGATGTTGACTCCGGTTATGGTAGATGACATTCATGCCGTATGCCGCCTTACACTTCAAAGCCATCTCTACACCAATGCGGCCCAATCCAAATATCCCAAGTGTCTTGCCATACAGCTCTTGGCCTAGATTAGCAATCGGGTTAAAATACTTAAATCGGACGCCGAGACGTACTTGATTGGTATGAAAGGACGCTAATCTTGATACCATCAGCATCAATAAGAAAGCCACATCCGATGTTGCTTTGCTCAGCACATCGGGCGTGTTGGACACCGGGATGCCCCTCCTGGTTGCCTCCTCCAAATCAACCTGGTCATAACCCACCGAGAACAAGGAAACGGCTTTGACTGATGGGCATAAGTCGAAAAACTTCTTATCTATCTTATAGGCTCCGATATTAAGGATAGCGTCGCATTGCTGACAATAGCTAATCCATTCGTCATAGCTGATTTCCGGATTCTCAGGCATCAATAAGTCGATATCCGCATCTGCTAATATCTTCATGCCTTCCTGGGGAATTAATTTGTTGATAAAGATCTTCATCGTTATATGTTTTGGACGTTGGCTAGATTAACGGAATGTACGAAAAATTGAGGACAATGTGCCGTTAAAGGCGGAAAAAACTTTCATAATTCCATTAAAAATCGCCAAAAAAAGTCAGGAAAAAAGTTTTTTAAACAAAGATTGATTGGGTCAGGAGAAGAAGTTCTTTGATCATGGTACGATA from Sphingobacterium sp. BN32 harbors:
- a CDS encoding D-glycerate dehydrogenase — encoded protein: MKIFINKLIPQEGMKILADADIDLLMPENPEISYDEWISYCQQCDAILNIGAYKIDKKFFDLCPSVKAVSLFSVGYDQVDLEEATRRGIPVSNTPDVLSKATSDVAFLLMLMVSRLASFHTNQVRLGVRFKYFNPIANLGQELYGKTLGIFGLGRIGVEMALKCKAAYGMNVIYHNRSQHPDLEKQLDAKYVSFEELLQQSDVLSIHANYSPEYKGKFDATVFKQMKPNTILVNTARGGFINEDDLYEALQSERIWGAGLDVSDPEPMLPDNPLLKLERVCVLPHIGSATVEARGGMARTAAENIIAFIEGKPMPTCLNPEVYNKS